From the genome of Pseudarthrobacter sp. NIBRBAC000502772:
TCATAACGAGCACTGCACTTCCGATGAAAGGAATGCGCCAGCCGTACGTGAGGAATGCCTCTGACTTGTCGCCGAGTGACAGATTGATGATGAGGAAGGTTGCACTCGCGAGGGCGAAGCCAATCGACGGGCCCAGTTGGGGGAAGGCTGCGAAGAGGCCCCGGTGTTTGGGCGGGGCGTACTCGGCGGCCATCAGTGCCGCGCCGGCCCATTCGCCGCCGACAGCGAATCCCTGAAGAAAGCGGAGAACAACGAGGATGATCGGCGCGGCGATCCCGATTACGCTGGCGTCGGGCAGCAGCCCGATGGTGACGGTCGCGATGCCCATGATGAGCAGTGTGCTGACGAGCGTTTTCTTGCGCCCCAGCCTGTCACCGAAGTGGCCGAACAGGACGGCACCAAGGGGGCGCGAGACGAAGGCCACGGCAAAGGTTCCGAATGAGGCGAGGGTGCCGGCGGCCGGGCCGAGCGCCGGGAAGAAGACCTGGGGGAAGACGAGGGCCGCAGCCGTACCGTAGATGAGGAAGTCGTAGAACTCGATGATGCTGCCCATCGAGCTGGCGACGGCGACCCTGGCCATCGAGGTGGGGCGCGGACCGGACCGGTTCGCAACCGGTGCGAGGCTTTCGAGCATGCGATATCTCCTTTGACATCGGTCGTCGAAACGAGGTTTGTTTCGACGCGAAGATGTCATCGTGCCAGCGCCGTGCGTTCGCCACCACCTCCCGATGGAGGTGTTTTCGCGCCACCGGTCAGGGCAAAAGGCGGAGACGGCGTGCGGCCACTACGGCCTCCGCACGGCTGTGCCCGTCCAGTTTCGCCATGATCGTCTGCATGTAGCTCTTCACGGTGACTGCCTTGAGTGAGAGCCGTTTGCCGGTTTCGGCATAGGAACAGCCGAGCGCCACTTGGGCGAGCACATCCGTCTCCCGTCGGGTGAGGTGCGGGACGCCGGCCGGCGCCGCGTCGGAGCCCTCGAGCCGTGCGGTCACGGCGAGGATGCGCTGGGCGAGCTCGGGATCAGTCGTGGTGCTGGCCACCGAGAGGAGCTCGGCATGCGCGAGCCGGACGGTCTCGATGAGGTTCCGGTCCGGTGGCTCCGCGGCCAGGCTTTGGACGACCCGGAGAATCGCGACCCGGTGGTCCACCTCGTCCCGAATGGCCAGTTCCCGCGAGATCCTCGAGGCGCCGGCGCTGAGTTCCGTCACCACGCACTCGCCGATCGATGTGCGCTCCCGCGTTGCCGCGTAGAGGACACACCGGGCACGGCCGTCCACGAGGATGGGGAGCGCCACCATGGTCCGCAGCCCCTCGATGCGTACGGCGTCGTCGTGATGATGAGTAATGCTGTCGGAGTCGAAGTAATCGGCCACCCCGACCGTGCGCGCCTGGGAGAGGGCCCGCCCGCCCACGCCCTCGCCGGGCTGCACGCTGAGGTTCTTCAGACCGTGCGTCGTCGTGCCGAGGAACTCGGTGATGGTGAGCTCGGTGCGATTGACGAGGCCAGCGAAGAACACGGCCGAGCCAGTCCGGGCTGCGGTTTCCCGGATCGCCCGCTTCAGCAGGTCGCGGTCGCTCGGACGGTAGACGTCGTTGTCATGCCCTGTCATAGGGCCCTTCTCCGGTTAGATGGAGCAGTTGGACTGAGCAGCTGGGTGGAGCAGGCTAGACGGAGCGGCCGTCGAGCTTGTCCTGGATGCGACGCGCCAGCTCAGCAGTGGGTATCGAGCGGGGAAAAACGGCCACAACCAGGTCGTCCCCCGCCGGGACGGATGCGGGGTCGCCCTGCGGCAGTACCCCGAACATACGGCGCACCGCCAGCAGTTCGTGTTCCAGGTTCTGGAGGGAACCGCGGGCGGAGTCCAGCATCATTTCGCGCAGCACATAGTTATGGGTTGAGGTGACAGCCGCGGCGAACCGGATTGCATCAAGAGTTGATATGCCCGGCAGTGTCTGGCGAAGGTAGTCCGAGAAAAGCCGTTCATAGCGGGACACCATGATCGTTTCCCGGTCCCGCAGCGCGGGCACCGCCTGCACCACGTGGTAGCGCTTTTGGGACAGCTTCCGGCGTTCGGAAAATTTCACGAAGACCAGCTCTGCAGCCTGGCACACAGCCTCCCACGGATCGGGATGGCTGGCTGCCAGGTAGACCGTCAGCTCGGCGAGCAGGGCTTCGTGGTCCGCAAAGATCACGTCTTCCTTGGCGCGGAACTGACGGAAGAAGGTGCTGCGGGAGATTCCGGCAGCGAGGGCAATATCGTCCACGCTGGTCGGGTCGTAGCCATTGTCGGTGAACAGATCCAGCGCGGCCTCGGCCACGCCGGAACGGAAATTAGCCACTGATGCCATCCCGGTAGAGTAGCAGCGCGTCACCCTGTCCGCCGCCGCCACAAAGCGCGACGGCGGATTTGCCGCTCCCGCGCCGCATCAGCTCATGGACGGCCGAGACCACCAGCCGGGCTCCGGAGGCGCCGATCGGATGTCCGATCGCGATGGCTCCGCCGTTGACGTTCACCTTGTCCAAACCGACGCCCAGGGCTGCTGCGGAGTGGGCCACCACCGAGGCGAAGGCCTCGTTGATCTCCACAAAGTCAAGATCCCCGGCCGTCCAGCCGGCGCGGGCCAGGGCCGCGGTGATTGCCTGTGCCGGCTTGTCCGGCAGTGTTGTGTCGGGCCCGGCGATCTGCCCGGCGGGCCCGACGACGGCCAGCACCTCGAGCCCGTGGGCATCGGCGTACGCGCGGGTCACCAGCACGACGGCGGCGGCGCCGTCGCTCAGCGGTGAAGCATTTCCGGCCGTGACTGTTCCCTCCGCGGTGAAGGCCGGCTTCAGCGCGGCCAGCACCTCCTGCGTGGATTGCGGGCGGACGCCCTCGTCATCGCTTACCAGTACGGGCGCGCCGCGCTTCTGTGGCACCGAAATGGGGGCAATCTCGGCGCTGAACATTCCCCCTGCCCGGGCCGCGGCCGCCCGCTGGTGGGACAGCGCCGCGATGTTGTCCTGCGCCTCGCGGGAGAGTTGAAGGTCCGAGTTGGCGCGGTCCGTGGCAATGCCCATGAGCTCGTGGTCAAAGGCGTCCGTGAGCCCATCATGGCCGGCCGAGTCCACGGCCGTAATGCCGCCGTAGAGGTAGCCGGCGCGCGAGCCGGTGAGCACGTGCGGCGCCTGGCTCATGGACTCCTGGCCGCCGGCGACCACCACATCCGCCTCGCCCAGTTTGAGCAACCGGACGCCCTGGATGATGGCACTCAGCCCGGAGAGGCAGACCTTGTTCACCGTGACGGCGGGGGCGCTGAGCGGTATTCCTGCCGCGACGGCGCTTTGCCGCGCGGGGTTCTGGCCCGCGCCGGCCGTCAGGACCTGACCCACAATGACCGCGTCGACGGACGCCGGTCCGATCCCGGAGCGCTCCAGGGCCGCGGCGATGGCCGCGGCGCCCAGCTGCACAGCGCTTTGTGAAGCCAGCTGGCCCATCAGCTTTCCTTGAGGGGTGCGGGCCGCGCCCACAACAACTATGTCCTGGCTACTCATTTGGTGGGTTCCTTGCTGGGGGCGGGGGCACTGAGGTCCAGGGCACGTAGGCGCGACTTCAGGACTTTGCCGGTGGAGTTGTGGGGGAGCTCTTCGGGGAAAAGGATCCTGTCCGGAACCTTGAATCCTGAGAGCAGGCCCTTGACGTGCGAGCGGATCTCCTCGGCCGTGACCGAGCTGGAGCTGCTGCGGATGACAAAGGCCACCGGGCGTTCGCCCCATTTCTCGTGCGCGACGCCGATCACGGCCACGTTCAGCACTGCCGGGTGGCTCATTATGGCTTGCTCCACCTCAATTGTGGAGATGTTTTCTCCGCCGGAGATGATGATGTCCTTGGCCCGGTCCTTGAGCTGGATGTAGCCGTCGGGATGCATCACGCCGAGGTCGCCGGTATGGAACCAGCCGCCGCGGAAGGCGTCGGCCGTGGCCTCGGGATCCTTGAAGTAACCGAGCATCACGTTGTTGCCCCGAAGCACGATTTCGCCCAGCGTTGCGCCGTCGGCCGGGACATCGAGCATGTCCAGGTCCACGATGCGCGCCGTCTCGGCCTGCAGCATCCCCACCCCCTGGCGGGAGATCTTGACGGCCCTGTCCTGGGCGGAAAGATCATCCCACTCTGTTTGATGCTCACAGATCGTGTACGGGCCGTACACCTCGGTCAACCCATAAACGTGGACCACGCTGATCCCGATTGACTCCAGGGACGTGATGATCGCGGGCGACGGCGGTGCGCCCGCCGTCGTGATGCGCAGCGGCACCTTCAGCTCGTGGGCCTGGGGTGCGCCGGCAATGATGCTGCAAACCGTGGGGGCGCCACAGAGGTTGGTGACTCCGAGAGTGTCGATGGCGTCCCAGACGGCGTCGGCGCGCACTGCTCGCAGGCAGATGTGGACGCCTGCGGCCGCCGTCACGGCCCAAGTGGTGCACCAACCGTTGCAGTGGAACATCGGAAGGGTCCAGAGGTAGCGCGTGTCGCCGGTGAAGTGATTGTGGAAGGTTTCCCCGAGCGAGTTCAGGTAGGCACCGCGATGCGAATACAGCACGCCCTTGGGCTTGCCCGTGGTGCCGGAGGTGTAGTTGAGCGTGATCGGGGCGCGTTCGTCCTCTACGCTCCACGGAAGATCTGCGTCCTGGTGTCCGGACGCGGCGAGGAAGTCTGCGTACTGCGTAGTGCCGATGCCTGCCGGGACCTCCGGATACGGGATGGTGCTGTCAGGCACTTCGATCACCTCAGCCAGTTGTGTCAGGCCCAGGTCCATTCCCGCCACGGTGGCCAGCAGTTCCGAATCGGCAAACAGCAGCCTGGCTTCGGAATGCTCCAGGATGTATTGGAGTTCCCGGGCGGACATCCGCGAGTTCAGGGCCACCAGGACGCCGCCGGCCAGGGGGACGGCGTAATGGGCAATCAGCAGTTCCGGCACATTAGGACACAGGAAGGCCACCCGGTCACCGGGCTGGATCCTGCTCTTGATCGCTTTGGCCAGCCCCTGGGCTTCGGCAGCGAAGTCCAGGTAAGTATAGGAGCGGTCACCGTGGATGATCGCCGTCTTCTGTCCGAACACCTCGGCGGAGCGCTGCAGGAACCGCAGGGGGCTCAGTGGGGTTTCATTGGGAAGCTCAATTGTGGTCATGGCGAATCCTTAGGCGAAGGCGCTTTGTCCGGTGACATCGCGGCCGATCAATAGGGTCTGAATGCTCTGCGTGCCTTCGTAGGTATGGATGGATTCGATGTCGAGAAGGTGCCGGATCACGTGGTTTTCCAGCAGGATGCCGTTGCCGCCCAACATGTCGCGGGCAATGGACGCCAGCTCGCGGGCCTTGCGGGTGTTGTGGTACTTCGCCATCGAGGCCTGGGTGGGGCGCATCTCGCCGGCCGCATCAAGCCCCGCGAGGTGGAAACAGTGCAGCTGCATGCTGGTCAGCTCCGAGAGCATGTACGCCAGTCGCTCCTGGACAAGTTGGAACTTTGCCAGCGGCTTGCCGAACTGTGTCCGCTGCGTGGCATAGTTCAACGCGGCTTCGTAGACGGCGGTGGCGTGGCCGAGAGCGGACCAGGCCACCCCCAAACGCGTGGCAACAAGGATTTCGGACGTGTCCTTGAAAGTGCGGGCACCGGGGAGAAGATTGGCCTTTGGAATGCGGACGTTGTTGAGCTTGATCCGGGCCTGGTGGATTGCGCGCAGCGAAGCCTTTCCGGTGATGGTTTCGGCCTCGTAACCCTCCCGGTCCTGTTCCACCAGGAAACCGCGGACATCGCCGTCGTCATCGCGTGCCCAGACCACCGTGACATCGCCTACGGAGCCGTTGCCGATCCACTTCTTCTCGCCATTGAGGACGTAGACCTCCCCGTCGAGCGAGGCGGTGGTTTCCAGTGCCACGGAATCGGAGCCGTGGTCCGGTTCCGTCAGGGCGAAGGCACCGAGCTTTTCGCCGCGGGCCAGCGGACCGAGCCAGGTCCGGCGCTGGGTGTCGGAGCCAAAAAGGGCAATCGACCGCAGTACCAGGCCGCCCTGCACTGCGATGACAGTGCCCAGGGAACCGTCCCCGCGGGAGACCTCCATGTTGACCAGGCCGGCTGCCAGCGCGGACATGGACTCCAGGCCCTGTACGTCAATGCCATCGGCCAGGAGGTTCATGGTGCCCATCCGCTTCGCCAGGTGGGCGGGGAACTCGGCCCGTTCCCAGTAGTCGTTCATCTGCGGCAGGGCCTCCGCGGTGAAATCCCGGGCACGCCTCCACGCTTCGCGGTCGGGTGCAGAAATATTGGCGAATACGGAGTAGTAGTCCGTGTCCAGCGGTTCAGCGACGTCATAGTCGGGCATGGGCTTACATCCTTTTTTGGGGAGGAATTGAGAAATGGCGCGGAGGTGGCGGCGCTTGTTTGAGGCGGGCCGCGCGGCCCGGGCTATCAGGCGAAGCCGGACCCGGGGTGGAAATCCCTACCCCACACACGCCGGGAGGCGCCGCTTTGGTCTAGCAGCGGGGTGAGGCCCCCCAGACGCTGGGGGAAGTTGGCGCCCAGCAGCATGCACAAATCCACTTCCGCCGGACCGGCCACCACCTTTTCGGCGAGCATCAGGCCCACCTCCTCGGCCAGGGCTTCAAATATCCGTGCCCTGATGGCCTCCGCGTCCCGTGCCGGCACTGAACCTCCGGCATCGGCAGACGGCAGCAGGGCGGCCGCCTCGGGAAGCGCCGTGCCGGACTTAGCCAGGTAGCCGCGCAGCCGGGCATCCGCAATGGCTGCCAGGCTGCTGCTGACATAAAACCGGTCAGGGTAGGCAGCGTGCATGGTCTCGCAGATGTGCAGCTGAACGGCGGGTCCGATGAAACCCAGCAGCGTCAGCGGGGTCATAGGTAGCCCGAGCGGGTCCAGGGCATGGTCCGCCAGTTCGATATCCGTCCCGTCATCAATGACCTGCAGCAATTCGCAGAACAGCCGGGTCAGGATCCGGTTCACCACAAAGCCCGGCGTATCCGTAACCAGGACCGCAGTCTTGCCCAGAAGCCGGGCAAGCGAACAAGCGGTGGCGACGCTGACGTCGTCGTTGTTTTCAGTGCTGATGATTTCCACGAGCGGCAGCACAGCCACCGGATTGAAGAAATGCAGTCCCACCAGGCGTTCCGGATGGGCGAGGCCGTGGCCCATCGCCGCGACGGATAGGGACGACGTATTCGTCAGGAGCAGCGCATCAGTGCGCAGCAGTGGCTCGATCTCCGCGAAGACGGCGCGTTTGACGGCCAACTCCTCGAACACCGCCTCGATGACCACATCGCAGTCCCGGTACTCGCGCTTATCCACGGTGACGCGGACAAGACTGCCCAGGTCGCGGGCCGCCGTTTCGCTGAGTTGCCCCCGGCTCACCAGTTTCTCCAAGTGCCCGGCGATCCAGCCAAGCGCGCCATCCACCTTTGCCTGGGAAAGATCCGTGATCAGGACCGGAACGCCGAGCTGTTTGGCAAAAACAAGGGCAAGCTGGCTCGCCATGAGCCCGGCCCCGATTACGCCAACGCTTCGGACGGGGCGCGGATCGGCGCTGGGTGCGCCCGCCGGCCGCTGCCGTTGAGTGTCCAGTAGGGCCGCGGCATACGCCTGCGCCGATTTTCCGGGCGACTTGCCGGCGTCGACGGCAGCGCCCGTGAGTGAGGCAGTTTCTACGACATTGTCAGGAACCATGTCACCGTTCTACAGTGAGACTGAGTGTCAAGTCAACTGATACTCAGTTTCAAAGGCGGTGATTATGGCTTTGGAACGGCTGGGTTGGCGCGATGATCTCCGAGATAGTTCCCTTTTCTGTGCGCCTCAATTCGGCTGATGTCGCAGTAGGGGCGAGACTAAATCGGGGCTATGCGAGACAATGGGAACGGCGCCGCCACGCGCAACAGTGAGAGCGGTCACATTGGCCGGACGTCTGTTCAGCCGGTGTGGACTGTAAGTCTCAATGAGGAGGAACGATGGGTAACGAAGCCGAAACTCCGGAAGCAGCGGCGTCCGTGGACTTCGAACAGGTCCAGTCGACAGAGCGGTTCCAGGAACTGCGCAAACGTCACCGTAGCTTTGTCTTTCCCATGGCCATTGCATTCCTGCTCTGGTATTTCGCCTACGTCCTGCTGGCTGACTACGCCGTCGAGTTTATGTCCACCAAAGTGTGGGGCAACATCAACGTCGGCCTGATCCTGGGCCTGCTGCAGTTCGTCTCCACGTTCGCCATCACCGGCTGGTATGTCAGCTACTCCAACCGGAAACTGGACCCCATTGCCGCCGAAATCCGCCACGAAATCGAAGGCCACGAGTTCGACCAATCCGGTAACCGAGTGGATGGAGCGGCGCAGTGAGAGGGACCCGGTTCGCGTGTGAGAAGCCGTGTCTTACGGCTTGAGAGGCGGAATCCCGGCTTTTCCGGGAGGCTGTCATTTCGCCTTGGAGCCCCTCCATAGATGATGGGAGCGGTGGCTGCTTTCGGCATGCAGCACCAAGACGGGGCAGTCCGCGTGGGCAACACACGCAGAGCTCACGGAGCCGAGGTGCATGCCAAGGAAACCCCCGTGGCCCCGGCGTCCAACCACCAGCAATGAAGCGTCGGCCGCCGCTTCGACGAGCTTCGCCGCAGCCGGTCCGCGGACCAGTTGCGAGGTCAGTCTTTCCGGAGTCTCCTCACCGAACGCCTTTTCCAAGGCGTCCGCAAGAGTCTTCGCCGCAGCCGCTTCAAACCGGGCGAAATCGGGCGGAACATATCCGGCGTAGATCTCTGGAAAATCCCAACAGGCAATAGCGACAACGGTGGCGTTCAGGGCCGGCGCCAACTGCGCCCCGAGACGGAGCGCCTGAATGGACGATTCCGAACCGTCCACACCGACAAGAACCTTTGCTTCCGCATCCATGATCATTCTCCCTCGAAGGTGAATCCCCTGGTTGTTCCTAGTTTGCAGCTCGCATTAGCGGTAGCCGTGTGCCGAGCATATGCGCACTCGCAGGCGAACGGAACTGCCTACGGATGTTTCCCGGGTCTGTCCGGGAATCTGAGCTTTGGTAAAACCCTCGATCACGGTTTCTGCGTGGTTAATCAGGAGAACTGAAAGATGGCTCCGGCCGTCGCGCAACCGGTCCAAGGCAGTCTCCGGTGTGATCGTGCCGTCCGCGAGTTCTGCGGCCAGCGCTCGAGCTCGGGCAGGCTCGCGTCACGGAAGGATCTGAGGGCCGCGGCGGTGGCGGAGTCACCTTGCCCGTGACGGTTGCTGAGCAGTTGCTCCACGCCCGCCAGATCGCTGCGGAAGGGCGCCAGCTGCCGGTCCCAAGCTGTGGGCCAGGCAGTGAGCTTGTTGAGCAACGCGTTGCTGTCGGCAATGACGTCGTCCAGGGCGTCCAGTTCCGCCGCCGCATCTGCGTACTCCCGCACCAGCTTGAGGTTCGACCGGCGGCCCAACGCCTTCGGTGTCAGGGCATGGACCCGGTTCGAGCCCGGTGGTGGCGCTGTACCGGTTGAGGAAATTGCGGTGCTTCTCCAGAACACTGCTGCCATAGGAAGAGGACTCGGCGCCGGTCATCCACGCAGCGACCTGGAATGCCGTGGACCGGTACCAGGGCAGGTTGATCAGTTCGGCACCGCGCCGGACTCCTGCGATGGTCCCGTCCGTCCATTGGGCGTCCCGCAGGAGGTCCTTTGCGGCATTTTGGATGTCATCCCGTTGTTCCAGCGAGACCTTGCGGTCCTCGCCCATATAGGTGCCCACGTGCCGGCCGACCGGATCGAGCGCAAAGATGAAGAGCCCGTCGGCCCACTTCTGCCCGTCGGGACTGATCCAGTCCGGGTGTTCCGCGCGGGCGAACCTGAGAACCTCCTCGTTCAGGTTGTCCGCGGTGCTCCCGTTGTAGGTATACACAGCCACCTTGGTGGGCTCTGGAACTCGATCGCAGTGATGGCCGGGACGAGGGTGTTGCGGTCAAGAACTCCTGCCCGGTCGTCAACAACGACGACGTTGATCGGCGCGAGCCCGAGGGCTGCAGCGCAGCCGACAAGCAGCAGCGCAAACACTAAGAGCACAAGGAACTGGCCGCTTCCGTGAGGTAGGAATTGGCTGTAGCCGTGTATCGCCGTCGATGACCGCGGTGCTGTAACGCTGGACCACTCCCTGGGGTGTCGACCCGTCCAGTGCCTCTGGCTGGCCGCGTGTAAAAACGACTGCCAGCGCCACGATCACCAACAGCCCAATTGCGGAAAGGATTGCGATGAGAATCCGGTCGGGTTTTCTCGCCGCAGCGTTCATGCCGTCACTATGGCGCACCAGCAGCCCTTTGTATGTGTCTTCCGGCCCTGAGCGGGCATTCTCACAGAATTTCGACCTGCTGTGCGGGGCAGTGCGACCCAGCCGCAGTAGGAGGAAGCCAGGTTCAGCCATCCCCGGCGGCAAAGTAGGCGGCTTGGAGAATGCTGAAGGGCACGAACACCAGCTGGGTGAAATCCAGATCAGGATCGACGGATGAGCAGAATGAATTTGGCGATTCCTGTGCCTCGACTGTTCCTATGGGTCCTGCGAATACGTCTCAGGAGTAGGGTTGCCCTAGTCGACGAAGGGGTCAACATGAGCTACAAATATCGGACCGTCCGCGTTCGCGGTACCGGGCTGGTTGGAACAATCGCCCGGAAGCATGGAAGCGGACCTGACATCTACGAAACGTCCAAAGACCCGAACACGTCAGTGGTTCCGGTGTTCTTCGAGGCAACTGGCGAGGTCCGTTTTTTCGACAGGTCGATGCTTGAGGACGTCGTGGCGCCTGTCAGTTAACAGCGAAAGGACAGCAACGGTCCCGGGCCCTCTCCCTGGACAACGTCGGGTGGCCGCCAACCGCATACCCTAATAACCGACGGAAGTCACCTCCGGCTGTTCCACCGGCCCGACGCTCACACCACACTCCTGGACTCTACGGACTCGAGGGACGCATTCCGCCGGGTAACCTGCATCACCTGTCGCGTCAACAGTGCCGTCTAGAAGCAGCACGGGGCAGGAATATCTTACGAATAACGCGCAGAGTTACCTGGATTGTTCGCCACACTGACGGTCCGGGGTGCCTGGAAGGACAGGAGCTGGATCCAATCGGGCTGGTGGTCCTGCAGGTGTACGTCCGGCAGTGCAGTGGCGGTCTCCTGGACAACTATGGCGGCCTCCAGTTCGGCGAGCTTGGCGCCGAGGCAGCGGTGGATGCCTGATCCAAACACCAGGCCCGGGGACGCAGAGGACCCCGGCAGATCCGCCTGCGGAGCCGTCCCTGGAGCCGAGGACTGGAGTTCATGCCTGGCCGGTGAGGTGATGTGGTTGCCGCTCAGTTCGAGGAGGATTTCGGTGCCGGCAGGGATCAGAACTTCGCCGAGGTTAGTGTTGTGGGCTGCCACCCGGCGCCACGTGGGGACGGATGATTCCATGGCCAGCACGTGTCTGACCATGGCCCTGGAACCGGCGTCGGATGCCGCGTCCTTCCAGCCCGCGGGCGCGGACCCTTCCAGGAGCCGGAACAGCGTGGTGCTGATCAGTTGGGTGGTTGTTTCCTGTCCGGCGATCAGCAGGAAGTAGCCCAGCGAGCAGATTTCAGTCGTAGACAGGCCGTGGTCGGCCAGGGATTTGAACAGGTTCTGTCCGGGGGCCGCCCTGGATTCCGCAACGAGCTGCCGAAGCCAGACGTAGAAATCTGCGGCGCTGTGGGCCAGTTCGAGTTGGCGGTTCACGTCGGGCCAGCCCCAGAACAGCTCCATGGAGTCCAGGCCCCACCGCTTGAGGTCAGCAAGGTCCCGGACGGGCAGTCCGAGGAGTTCGAGCATGACGACTGCTGGGGGAAAAGCCGCGACCGCCTGAACGAGTTCCACGTGGCCGGAAGAGTCGAGTTGGTCCGCGGCGTTCCGTGCCGCTTCCCGGGCCAGTTCCCGGATCCGTGGTTCCATGGCGGCGACTGTGGCGGGGGTGAAATAGCCCGCCACGACCTTGCGGATCCCGGCGTGCGTGCCCGTGTCGTTGCTCGCCAGCACAGGCGGCAACGCAAAGCCCACGCGCTGCAGCACCCGCAGGGCCGGTCCTTCCAGGGGCGTGACCGCGACCAGCGCATTGCCGGGGCTGAAGTCGGCAGGACGGTGCAGCACCTCACGGACCGCGTCCGGGTCCCGCACCACGAGGTACGGGCAGCTGGCGCCGCCGGCCTGTCCTGGGCTCTCAGTCTGTCCCGGACCGGGCACCAGCGGCTCAACGGGGCGGGCGGTCATCATCGCCGGGTTCATGCGGGCAGGCCGTTCAGCCAGGCAGCTGCACCGGCGCGGAAATCCGCCGGGGACAGATCCGCCGCCTGCTCGGGAAGGGCGCCGAGCAAGGGCACCCCCAGCGATCCGAGCACGTGCCGGTTGCTGTGGTGCACAACGTCCGGGTTGCGTGGCCAGCTGCCGAGCACGACGCCGATGACCTGCAGGTCCCGCGCGTCCAGCGCTTCGAGGGTCAGGGCGGTGTGGTTCAGGGTACCGAGCCCCGGCCGGGCGACGAGGACAAATGCGGCCGCGAGGAGTGATCCAAGCTCCGCCAGGGTGCCGCCGTCGGAATCCAGCTCCACCAGCAGGCCGCCCGCGCCCTCAACCAGGACGTGGTCGTGGGACGCTGCGAGCTCGTGGACCTTCTTGGCGTGCGCAGCCAGCGTTGGGAGCGGCGTTCCGTCGACGGCGGCAGCGGCGACGGGCGCC
Proteins encoded in this window:
- a CDS encoding DUF485 domain-containing protein; this translates as MGNEAETPEAAASVDFEQVQSTERFQELRKRHRSFVFPMAIAFLLWYFAYVLLADYAVEFMSTKVWGNINVGLILGLLQFVSTFAITGWYVSYSNRKLDPIAAEIRHEIEGHEFDQSGNRVDGAAQ
- a CDS encoding LuxR C-terminal-related transcriptional regulator, coding for MTGHDNDVYRPSDRDLLKRAIRETAARTGSAVFFAGLVNRTELTITEFLGTTTHGLKNLSVQPGEGVGGRALSQARTVGVADYFDSDSITHHHDDAVRIEGLRTMVALPILVDGRARCVLYAATRERTSIGECVVTELSAGASRISRELAIRDEVDHRVAILRVVQSLAAEPPDRNLIETVRLAHAELLSVASTTTDPELAQRILAVTARLEGSDAAPAGVPHLTRRETDVLAQVALGCSYAETGKRLSLKAVTVKSYMQTIMAKLDGHSRAEAVVAARRLRLLP
- a CDS encoding 3-hydroxyacyl-CoA dehydrogenase family protein; amino-acid sequence: MVPDNVVETASLTGAAVDAGKSPGKSAQAYAAALLDTQRQRPAGAPSADPRPVRSVGVIGAGLMASQLALVFAKQLGVPVLITDLSQAKVDGALGWIAGHLEKLVSRGQLSETAARDLGSLVRVTVDKREYRDCDVVIEAVFEELAVKRAVFAEIEPLLRTDALLLTNTSSLSVAAMGHGLAHPERLVGLHFFNPVAVLPLVEIISTENNDDVSVATACSLARLLGKTAVLVTDTPGFVVNRILTRLFCELLQVIDDGTDIELADHALDPLGLPMTPLTLLGFIGPAVQLHICETMHAAYPDRFYVSSSLAAIADARLRGYLAKSGTALPEAAALLPSADAGGSVPARDAEAIRARIFEALAEEVGLMLAEKVVAGPAEVDLCMLLGANFPQRLGGLTPLLDQSGASRRVWGRDFHPGSGFA
- a CDS encoding universal stress protein, which translates into the protein MDAEAKVLVGVDGSESSIQALRLGAQLAPALNATVVAIACWDFPEIYAGYVPPDFARFEAAAAKTLADALEKAFGEETPERLTSQLVRGPAAAKLVEAAADASLLVVGRRGHGGFLGMHLGSVSSACVAHADCPVLVLHAESSHRSHHLWRGSKAK
- a CDS encoding TetR/AcrR family transcriptional regulator; protein product: MASVANFRSGVAEAALDLFTDNGYDPTSVDDIALAAGISRSTFFRQFRAKEDVIFADHEALLAELTVYLAASHPDPWEAVCQAAELVFVKFSERRKLSQKRYHVVQAVPALRDRETIMVSRYERLFSDYLRQTLPGISTLDAIRFAAAVTSTHNYVLREMMLDSARGSLQNLEHELLAVRRMFGVLPQGDPASVPAGDDLVVAVFPRSIPTAELARRIQDKLDGRSV
- a CDS encoding AMP-binding protein, with product MTTIELPNETPLSPLRFLQRSAEVFGQKTAIIHGDRSYTYLDFAAEAQGLAKAIKSRIQPGDRVAFLCPNVPELLIAHYAVPLAGGVLVALNSRMSARELQYILEHSEARLLFADSELLATVAGMDLGLTQLAEVIEVPDSTIPYPEVPAGIGTTQYADFLAASGHQDADLPWSVEDERAPITLNYTSGTTGKPKGVLYSHRGAYLNSLGETFHNHFTGDTRYLWTLPMFHCNGWCTTWAVTAAAGVHICLRAVRADAVWDAIDTLGVTNLCGAPTVCSIIAGAPQAHELKVPLRITTAGAPPSPAIITSLESIGISVVHVYGLTEVYGPYTICEHQTEWDDLSAQDRAVKISRQGVGMLQAETARIVDLDMLDVPADGATLGEIVLRGNNVMLGYFKDPEATADAFRGGWFHTGDLGVMHPDGYIQLKDRAKDIIISGGENISTIEVEQAIMSHPAVLNVAVIGVAHEKWGERPVAFVIRSSSSSVTAEEIRSHVKGLLSGFKVPDRILFPEELPHNSTGKVLKSRLRALDLSAPAPSKEPTK
- a CDS encoding DUF5129 domain-containing protein, producing the protein MAAVFWRSTAISSTGTAPPPGSNRVHALTPKALGRRSNLKLVREYADAAAELDALDDVIADSNALLNKLTAWPTAWDRQLAPFRSDLAGVEQLLSNRHGQGDSATAAALRSFRDASLPELERWPQNSRTARSHRRLPWTGCATAGAIFQFS
- a CDS encoding acyl-CoA dehydrogenase family protein, with the translated sequence MPDYDVAEPLDTDYYSVFANISAPDREAWRRARDFTAEALPQMNDYWERAEFPAHLAKRMGTMNLLADGIDVQGLESMSALAAGLVNMEVSRGDGSLGTVIAVQGGLVLRSIALFGSDTQRRTWLGPLARGEKLGAFALTEPDHGSDSVALETTASLDGEVYVLNGEKKWIGNGSVGDVTVVWARDDDGDVRGFLVEQDREGYEAETITGKASLRAIHQARIKLNNVRIPKANLLPGARTFKDTSEILVATRLGVAWSALGHATAVYEAALNYATQRTQFGKPLAKFQLVQERLAYMLSELTSMQLHCFHLAGLDAAGEMRPTQASMAKYHNTRKARELASIARDMLGGNGILLENHVIRHLLDIESIHTYEGTQSIQTLLIGRDVTGQSAFA
- a CDS encoding acetyl-CoA C-acyltransferase — translated: MSSQDIVVVGAARTPQGKLMGQLASQSAVQLGAAAIAAALERSGIGPASVDAVIVGQVLTAGAGQNPARQSAVAAGIPLSAPAVTVNKVCLSGLSAIIQGVRLLKLGEADVVVAGGQESMSQAPHVLTGSRAGYLYGGITAVDSAGHDGLTDAFDHELMGIATDRANSDLQLSREAQDNIAALSHQRAAAARAGGMFSAEIAPISVPQKRGAPVLVSDDEGVRPQSTQEVLAALKPAFTAEGTVTAGNASPLSDGAAAVVLVTRAYADAHGLEVLAVVGPAGQIAGPDTTLPDKPAQAITAALARAGWTAGDLDFVEINEAFASVVAHSAAALGVGLDKVNVNGGAIAIGHPIGASGARLVVSAVHELMRRGSGKSAVALCGGGGQGDALLLYRDGISG